A genome region from Schistocerca americana isolate TAMUIC-IGC-003095 chromosome 1, iqSchAmer2.1, whole genome shotgun sequence includes the following:
- the LOC124619355 gene encoding uncharacterized protein LOC124619355 codes for MTREIDTKRLISLVKERPVIWDKTLENYKVRIHTKNAWIGIFKELNGSYQGMNYRERTEYGKSVMRKWTNVRDSFHKSERKNTSSFKSRFGKQTTSTYIYGQELQFLKKASSGCPTEVSKPVVNEDSNCITDSCSEEDSELKETVPENKGTHKQDTVEQRMADVSKQHSDRHISFFRGIIPSLETFDDDEIVEFQLNVLQIIANIKKRKRTSTNISEAINVSQHRQAQSPSIPVHSSCQNLQHVFNPADEQISSGTGTTLYCDSVEQKCSRPPSSLPNASDNLENS; via the exons ATGACTCGGGAAATAGACACTAAGCGATTAATTTCGTTAGTGAAAGAACGGCCAGTAATATGGGACAAAACTCTGGAAAATTACAAGGTCAGGATTCATACGAAAAATGCGTGGATTGGTATATTCAAGGAATTGAATGGTTCGTATCAAGGCATGAACTACAGGGAAAGAACTGAATATG GCAAAAGTGTTATGAGAAAATGGACCAACGTTCGAGATTCATTTCATAAAAGCGAAAGGAAGAACACTTCTTCCTTTAAATCAAGATTTGGAAAACAGACAACTTCAACATACATTTACGGACAAGAATTACAATTTTTAAAGAAAGCGTCCAGCGGATGTCCTACTGAAGTCAGTAAGCCAGTCGTTAATGAAGATTCTAATTGTATCACTGACTCTTGCAGTGAGGAAGATAGTGAACTGAAGGAAACGGTCCCAGAAAATAAGGGAACGCATAAACAAGATACCGTGGAACAGCGGATGGCGGACGTTTCTAAACAACATTCAGATCGCCATATATCGTTTTTCAGAGGTATAATTCCATCTTTAGAAACATTCGACGATGATGAGATAGTAGAATTTCAGCTAAATGTTCTTCAGATcattgcaaacattaaaaaacgAAAGAGGACATCAACAAATATTAGTGAAGCTATTAACGTTTCTCAGCATCGACAGGCACAAAGCCCATCTATACCTGTTCATTCCTCATGCCAGAACCTTCAGCATGTCTTCAACCCTGCCGATGAGCAGATATCTTCAGGAACTGGAACCACCCTGTATTGTGACAGTGTAGAACAGAAATGTTCACGACCGCCTTCCAGTCTACCCAATGCATCAGACAATTTAGAAAATTCGTGA